Below is a genomic region from Ignavibacteria bacterium.
AATTAAACGGTATTCACAATGTCGATGTTAACTTCTCATCAGAAGTTGCTAATGTCTCCTACAATCCTAATGTTATTGGAGTAAGCGAGATTGTATCTGATATTAGAAAACTTGGATATGATGTAATTGAAGAAGAGGATGATGATGTAATCGAAAATATAAAAAAACAGAATCTTGCTTCGGAAAGAAACAACTTTATCCAGTCTGCTATTCTTACATTTTTTATAATGGTTATCTCCATGAGCGGACATGGTTGGTATGACCTTAAGTTCTCAATGAATTTCTCATTAATTCTTCAGTTATTACTCACAAGTTATGTTGTTTTTGTAAACGGGAAAAAATTTCTTTTAGGTGCTTATAAATCCGCAAAAATACTCCGGTCGGATATGAATACTCTCGTCTCGCTTGGAGTCTTATCATCTTACATGTACAGTTTTGTAATTTCAGCTAACCACATTTTAAGTTTGAATATAAGTGCACTTAAGAATTCACACGAAGTTTATTTCGAGACTTCTGCAATGATTATTACGCTGATTTTGATTGGAAACTATCTTGAATCTGTTTTAAAATCAAAAACTCAAATTTCAATAAAGAATCTTAAGGAACTTCAAGCTAAGTTCGTAAACATTATACGAAACGATGAAGAAATGCTAGTACCTTTCAAAAAAGTCAGAAAGAAAGATGTTGTGATTATCAGAACAGGCGATAAAGTGCCGGTCGACGGAATTATTCTTGAAGGATTTTGCGTTGTAGATGAAAGTGCTATGACCGGGGAAAGCGTAATGATTGAAAAGAAATCAGCAGACAAACTAATAAGCGGGACACTTGTGAAGAATGGTTTTGTTAAAATGATAGCGGAAAAAGTTGGTAATGATACAACCCTATCCAAAATCATAGCGTTAGTAAAAGAGGCTTCGAATTCAAAACCTCAGATTCAGAGACTTGCTGATAAAATTTCCTCAATATTCGTACCGGTAGTGATATCAATCTCTTTAATTACATTTATTGCATGGTATTTCGTCGTTGATGTTCCGTTTGAGGAATCACTGTTATTTGCAGTATCTGTACTCGTAATTGCGTGCCCTTGTGCACTCGGACTCGCCTCTCCAATGGCAGTCGTCATTGGTGTAGGCAGAGCCGCTGAAAATGGGATTCTTTTTAATAATGTTGAGGCTATAGAAAAACTGAATAAGATTGATACAATCTGTTTCGATAAAACCGGCACTATCACAACAGGAGAAATGCAAATAAAATCTATAAAAACATACAATGGAACAAATAAAGATGAGTTACTTAAATACGTTTTCACAATCGAAAAATACTCAAACCACCCTATTGCAAAATCTATTTTCAATTATTGCGTTGAAAAACAAGTTGATATATTCGACAATGTAAAAGATATAATTAATGAAAACGGTATGGGTATTTCGGGTTATGTTGAAGGCAGAAAAATACTGATAGGTAGTGTGTCTCTTCTTGATAAATATGATGTTAAGCATAATGACCTTATAACTGATTCAAACAGAAAGAATCAGTACGTTAGCATTGATAATATTCTTGTCGGTGAAATAGAGTTTGAAGACAGAATTAAAGATGATGCAAAAGATATGCTGTCAAGGTTTAAATCGAAATCAATAAGCATGTTTCTAATTTCAGGTGACAATGAAGATACAACTAAAATGGTAGCGAAAGAACTTAATCTGGATAATTATTCTTTTAGAACATTACCGGAGGAAAAGGAAAAGATTGTTTCCCGGCTTCAATCAGAGGGTAAGAATGTTGCAATGGTAGGTGATGGTATTAATGACGCACCTTCGCTCGCACGTGCCAATGTTGGAATAGCTGTAGGTACAGGACAGGACATTGCAATAGACTCAGCTGATGTTATTCTGGTAAAAGGAGACCTTAATAATCTTGTGCGTTCTGTTAACATATCAGCGAAGACAGTTTCCATAATCAAGCAGAATATTTTCTGGGCATTCTTCTATAACGCACTGACAATCCCTGCGGCTGCAGGTGTTCTTGCACCGTTGGGTATTACTATTAGCCCGGTCCTTGCTGCAATGTTTATGGCATTTAGTGACATCATAACTGTTATGATAAACTCACTCAGACTAAAATACGTTAATATAAATGAGTAAAGAAAGGAAAATTTTTATGAAAGCTATTTATTATCTTTCAATGATAATCTTGTTATTCGTCTTAAGCAGTTGCGGCAAAAAAACGACCAATGAATCTTCAGGTGATAACAATACGACAGGTAAAATTGAAACAGTTGAATACAAATCAGAAAAAATGCATTGCTCCGGATGTGAAGAAACAATATCCGGAGAATTAAAGAAAATTGACGGGATTAAAGAAGTTAAAGCTGATTCTAAGTTAAAGTCTGTTAAAGTTACATTCGACGATGGCAAAACTGACAAAGATGCAATTGCAAAGGCAATAATAGCAGCCGGATACGATGCTGAATTGAAAACACCGGTTGATGATAATACATCTGACAATAAGAATGAGGAAAAGAAGAACTGATGCATAGTAAAGTTGATTTTGACAAACATGCAGAATCTTACGAAAAACAACTTACCGAGGACCTAAAGTTTTTCGGTGAGGAGAGTAAATATTTTGCCGAATATAAAGTTAGAATAGTTAAGGAATGCCTTAAAAATACACCCAAAAGGATCCTGGAATATGGATGTGGTATCGGAATGAACCTGCAGTATCTCGTTGAATATTTCCCGGATTCTAATGTACATGGATGCGATATCTCAGCAAATAGTATAGATGTAGCATCCAAGAATAATAGTTCTGTAGAATTCTTTCTTCTCGAAGACAGCGCGATTCAAAAGTATAAAGAGTCATTTGATTTAATATTCATATCTAATGTTTTTCATCATATTGAACCCCAGTTGAGAATAAAAGCAGTATTGAACATAAATCTCCTCTTAAAGCAAGGTGGGAATGTATTCTTCTTTGAGCATAATCCATTTAATCCGGTAACACGTCATATTGTTAACACTTGTGTCTGGGATACTGATGCAATACTTTTGAAACCTAAGGAATCTCTTGAGCTTTTTGAAAGTGGTAGCTTTATGATTATCAGAAAACATTATACATTGTACTTTCCTGCATTTTTAAAGTTTTTAAGACCATTGGAGAAAAGCCTGTTTTTCTTACCATTAGGCGGTCAGTATTATATCTGGGCAGAGAAGATCTAGAAATTATCTATTATTTATTTATTTTTATTCTCTTTAATTCTTCTTTGTATTCTTTTCTGAATCTATAAATTTCTCCAAAAGTTCTAAAAATAACCGACGGCCTTGCAGCTGTCGATACTCCGTCTAACCTTGGTAAATGTGTAACACCCATCTCAACTGTTTTATAACCTTTTAGATGAGCTTTAAGCATAATTTCAGCGTCTATAAATGCATCAACTGATTTAATTTCTATTTCTTTAAACAGTTTTGAAGGAAAAAGTTTAAATGCACAATCAACATCCCAGTAATCAAGTCCAAATAATATTTTTAACAAGTAATTATAACAAAGTGAAGTGAATTTTCGGTATAATGAATATTGTTTCTTCTTCCTGTACCCTACAACTATATCTGTAAACGGAAGCATTGCAACAAACTTTTTTAATTCCTCCAGATCGAACTGGTTATCCCCGTCTGTATAGAATACATAATCAAGTTTTGCACTCGTAAACCCGTCTTTAAGAGTAGCTCCGTACCCCATATTCTTTTCATGATGCTTAACTTTTACTTTTGAAAATTTTGCTGCTAATTCATCCGCGACTTTTGCTGTGTTATCTGGACTACAATCCTCAATTATTAATACTTCGTATTCTTTTAGCTGCATTTCTTCTAATACTTTTACAGCTTTTGTTGTAACCTTTCCAATATTCCCCTCATCAAAATAAGCGGGAAAGAACACGGATAATGTAATATCTGAATTTTTTATCATGATTTACCCAGAATTCCTTTCAGGTAATTATATGTTAACTTAATCCCTTGATTAATGTTTGTTTTCGGAGAATAATTCATTTCTTTGGAAATTAATGAAATGTCTAGTACATTAACGGGAACATCAAGTTTACGGCTACTAGTGTAACTTACTTTCGGTATGATTTTTGTCTCGGTTTTTATTATTTCAAGAAGTTCATTTACTGTGTATCCCAAACCAGCTCCAAGATTAAACACTTTATGTTCGCTTTTAAATTCAAGAGATTGAACAAGAGGTATAACTGCATCTTTAATGTAAACATAGTCACGTCTGACTGTACCGTCACCCCAAATTACTATCTTTTCATCAAGTAATATCTTCTTAAGAAAAACTGGAATTACTCCCTGAGCGTACAGCGGATTTTGTCTTTCGCCGTAAGGATTGGCAAGTCTGAATATACTGTAATCTAGTCCGTACAAATAATTATACATGAAAAGATAGTCTTCAATCGTCTTCTTAATAATTCCATATGAACAAATAGGTTTCCTTGAATGAGATTCAGGTATAGGTATTGTATGCGGTACTCCGTAAACTGTACCCCCAGAAGAAATAAAGATAAATTTCTTTATTTTTCTCTTAATAACATCCTGCAAAAGCCTTAGTGTTGACACAAGATTTGATTCCGCATCATAGACAGGATTATCATTTGATGATGCAGGGAGCGTTGAACTTACCAAATGATATATGAAATCGATTCCGTTTAAACTGCTGAGTAAATCATACTCATTATTAAAATCACCCTCAATAATATTAACTCTATCCTTGATCCTTCGAATGTTTTCTTTGGAAAAATTAATTTTATCAAATATAGTAACATTGTACCCATTATTTAACAGCTCTTCGCTTAAATGGGATCCTATAAATCCACCTCCCCCGTAAACTATACAATTTTTCATATTAGTTAACTTTCTCAATTATGTAAGCAACAAATCTTTTATCAATCGATACATACTGATTAATAATCTTATAATCAGGATTCATTTGAAGATCTTCAATTTTTATATCATTTCCAAACTCCGGTCTATATCCATAGTGATTTTCCCAAACAAGTATCGACCCTATAGGGACTTCATTTATATGTTTTGCGTTAATAGGCAGAAACTTCTGCGGCTCTTTCTTATAATCTTCCATGAAGAACAGCAATACCGAATGGTTTGTGTAAAAATTACCTTTTAATTCTAATTTATTTAATGATTCTGCAACAGTTTTAACAGTCTGATTCTCAGGCGAAAGCTTTTTCGGTTTGAAATCAATATAAAGATATAAAACAGAGGATAATAATAAAACAATTGATAATTTATTAAGATAAGCTTGTTTATCTTTCGATGGAATAATCAAAGTCGAAACAAAGAATATTGTTATAAAAGCTACCTTTGTATAATCGTCAGTTTCAAGAAGTTTAAAGCCGTCCGATTCCTTAGACAAAAATAATAAAGTAATAATGAAAATTAATCCAGTAATCAAATAATGTAATTTCTTATATTTTTCATCTGCAAGATTATTAAAACCCACAATAGCAAATATTATAGCTACAGGAGATACATGGAGTAAATATCTCCAGTTTCCGGGATTAGGTCCATTACTCATCATTGTATACATCTGCACTCCGAAAACAGTAATAAATAATAAGTACAGCAGAAAATACTTCTCAACATAAGCTTTGTAATTCTTAGTATCTGCTAAGAATCCAAAGAAACCCTGAAGAAATAATAACAAAGTAATCGGACCAACAATAAATATATAAACTTTGAAATAATGAAATATACCTTGAGAGTTATATTGCAAACCGGCTACTGCTTTCATTTCAGTTAATACAAACAATGGATCACCTGTTTTCATCATCCCAAGAATACTGTAAATAACAGGAAATATAGCAATAGATATAGCAGGAAATATTTTTTTGTTGTAAATGAAAATTATTAACAAAATAAAAGCAAATATAATTAGCTCCTGCCTTATAGTTAAAATATAACCCATTAAAAGACCTGACAGTACATACTTTTCCCGCTTGTAAAGTAAAAGGAATATAACAACAAGTAAAGCTGTGAATATTTCAGAATAAGTTCTAAATGAAAGGTCAAAGAATAAGGGCTGTAATGCTAAAAGTAACGCACCGAAAAAAGCATATTTCAGTTTGTATTCTTTTAGCGACAAAAAAGTAAAGAAAACAGCAAGAGCTGCAATCAAAGAATTGAATAGCAAGACAGCTTTATAGTCTAACAATGCAGGAAGAATGAGAAATATTTTCCAGCCTGGTTTAGGATTGTTTCCTAGAATAGCAGAAGGATCCACTTGAAACTTGATTGCATTCAGGTATTGAGCGATTTCATCATCCTGATAAAAGCCAATAGAAACATTAGATATCCAGTAATAGATTAGAGTTAGAACCGGAATAATCAGCCAGAAATAATTATCAATCTTTTCTTCTATAAATGCTTCTTGTTTTACAACTGTTTTTACAAGCTTTGCTTTTGCCATTTGTTGAGTAAAATGAATGAAAAAATATGTAATTATTTGAAAGTATTAAAGGATAAAAGCAGGATATTGGTAATAAAATTTAACATTCGAATTAACTTTAATAAGCTTTTGCTGAATGTTATATTAGTATTTTATTATGAAATTATTAGGTAATTCAATACAAATTAAGGAAATAAATGAGGTAATTCAGCAGGTTGCACCTACTGATATTAGTGTATTGATTACCGGAGAGAGCGGAACAGGGAAAGAACTTGTAGCAAATTCTATTCATAGTTTTAGCAAAAGGAAGGATAAACCATTTATAACTGTAAATTGCGGTGCTATTCCAGAAGGAATAATAGAAAGCGAACTATTTGGTCACCAAAAAGGAGCTTTCACGGGTGCAATTGAATCACGTTCAGGATATTTTGAGATGGCGGATAATGGTACTATATTCCTTGATGAAATTGGCGATATGCCTCTTGCCACCCAGGTGAAAATTCTTAGGGTCCTTGAATCCGGAGAATTCATGAAAGTTGGCGGGAGTAAAAAAGTATTTGTTGATGTTAGAGTGATTGCGGCCACAAATAAAAACTTGGAGGTTGAGGTAATTAATAAGAACTTCAGGGAAGACTTATATTTTAGATTAAGGTCTGTCAACATTAATATACCTCCGCTTCGTGAACGAAGGACTGATATCAAAGTTTTATTCGATAAATTCGTTGACGATATATGCAATAAAAACAACATAGGCTTTGCGGGAATTAATGACGATGCACTCGATTATATTGTAAACTATGTTTGGTATGGGAATGTAAGAGAATTAAAAAATTTCTGTGAAAGTATTATTGTATTAAATCCAAACAAAGTTATCGGGATTGATGATGTAAAAAGGAATCTTCACTCTGTTAACTTTGAGACTCGTCCACTTCCTGCCATACCAAACGCTTCAAGAGATCTGAATGAAAAAGATTTAATAATCAGAGGACTTATTGAATTGAAAACAGATATTCTTGAAGTGAAAGATTTAATCCGAAATAGAAATTTTGATATTAATGATAACATGAGGAATGATGGGTTTTATATAAACAAAAATGAGATTGAACTAATGAACGGTGAGGATATTGAAAGAGAACTTATTAAGTATTTATTAAAGTTGCATAATTGGGATGTAAATAAAGTTTCAGATAATTTGAGTCAATCAAAAAGAAATATATACAGGAAAATTAATAAGTATAACATAAACAGATATGGTAATGATTAAATTTATATCATATTTATTTATATTATTCTTAGCTATCAACTTGTTATCTTGCGGTGTTTACAGCTTCAGAGGAAATAGTCCTCCTGAAGGAATCAAAACCGTAGCCGTTCCTTTGTTTTTGGACAATTCCGGTTACGCTGAAGCAGGTATAAAAGAGCAATTCACGGAACTTCTTAAAAATAAGATTATTGGGGATAACACATTAAAGCTAGTTGATAAAACAAAAGCTGATGGATTGCTTACTTGTACAATAAGTTCCATAAAAGACGAAGCTTTAGTAATAAGCGGTTCGGAAAATGTGACTAAACGCAAAGTAACTATTTCGGTGACGGTTATATTCGATAACTTAAAGAAACAAACGAAAATATGGGAAAGAACTTTTGAAAACTGGGGTGAATACAATTCATCATCAAATTCCTTTTCCGAAAGAGAAGCTGGTATTGTGGTTGCACGCGAGAAAATTACTGAAGATATTTTAAACGATATTATATCAAACTGGTAAAATGAAGATTGAAACAGTTATATTAATCACTTACATAGGATCTCTGACATTGCTGTTCTTCTTTGCAAGTCATGGCTTTAGTATGATATATCTTTACTTTAAGACATTTAATAAGAGAACCGAAAATATTAATGAGAAAGACTTTGAAATTAATAACTACCCGTTTGTGACTATACAATTGCCACTCTACAACGAAAAGTATGTAATTTGCAGGCTGATTGATGCAACACTTCGGATAGAATATCCAAAAGATAAGTTAGAAGTACAAATACTTGATGATTCTACAGATGATACAAAGGATATTATCGAGGAACACATTAAGAAATATAAGGAATTGGGATTTACTGTAAATCATATACACAGAACTAACAGACAAGGTTACAAAGCTGGGGCCTTAAAGGAAGGACTAAAAATAGCACTGGGTGAATACGTAGCAATATTTGATGCTGATTTTATACCAAGGAAGAATTTCCTGAAAAGAACAATCCCGTATTTTCTCAAGAATGATAGGATTGGATTAGTTCAAACAAGATGGGAACATTTGAACAGAGATTATTCCGTTTTAACAAAAACACAAGCAATCGCACTTGACGGACACTTCGTCATCGAGCAAGCGGTAAGGAACAGAGCAGGATTCTTTATTAATTTTAACGGCACGGGTGGTGTCTGGAGGAAATCCTGTATAGAAGATGCAGGTAATTGGGAGGCTGATACTTTAACCGAAGACCTTGATTTATCGTACAGGGCACAAATGAAAGGCTGGGAATTAAAATATCTTGTAAACTTTACTTCACCGGCAGAGCTTCCAGCTGATATTAATGCTTTAAGGTCGCAACAGTTCAGATGGACAAAAGGGGCGATTGAAACTGCAAAGAAGATTTACCCAAAAGTTTTAAAATCGGATCTGCCTTTTAGAGAGAAAATTCAGTCATTCATACATCTTTGGAGTAACATTGCGTATCCATTTATTCTAATAGCAGCATTACTGAGTCCGCTTGTTACAATTATTAAAGAAACGGGTGAATACGATGATGTTTATAAATTTATGTCGTTCTTTATTTTTGCATTCGTCAGTTCTATGATGTTTTACTTATATTCTCAGAAAGATATTTATCCAGATTGGCAACAGAGAATAATTTATTTCCCTGTGTTTATGATGGGAAGTATGGGATTAGCGGTTAATAATACTAAAGCCGTCTGGGAAGGACTTATTAATAAAAAAAGTGAATTTGTTAGAACACCAAAATATAAAATTGTGAACGAGAACGATACGGTACATGATAAGAAATACCACACAAAGAAAATACCTTTTATAGCTTTTATTGAAGGCATATTGTCAATTTACTTATTTACTGGGGTTGGTATATCGATTTATTATGCCCAAATTGCCTCTATTCCTTTTCAACTTATGTTTGCTTTAGGATTTGGTACAATATCGTTTTTGTCCATCAAGCAAATAGTAACTCATAACAGAGCAAAACTAATGGAACTAAAGCCAAATGCTTAATCTTGATAACTACATTGCATTTTTAAAAGAGAAGCTTGAGGACAATCCTTTTTCACCTTTACTTATTAAACTTGCAAATTTATATTTCTTTAATGAACGCTATGATAATTGCATTAAAATATGCAATATGATTATAGAGCTTTACCCATTTT
It encodes:
- a CDS encoding heavy-metal-associated domain-containing protein, with translation MKAIYYLSMIILLFVLSSCGKKTTNESSGDNNTTGKIETVEYKSEKMHCSGCEETISGELKKIDGIKEVKADSKLKSVKVTFDDGKTDKDAIAKAIIAAGYDAELKTPVDDNTSDNKNEEKKN
- a CDS encoding glycosyltransferase family 2 protein — translated: MIKNSDITLSVFFPAYFDEGNIGKVTTKAVKVLEEMQLKEYEVLIIEDCSPDNTAKVADELAAKFSKVKVKHHEKNMGYGATLKDGFTSAKLDYVFYTDGDNQFDLEELKKFVAMLPFTDIVVGYRKKKQYSLYRKFTSLCYNYLLKILFGLDYWDVDCAFKLFPSKLFKEIEIKSVDAFIDAEIMLKAHLKGYKTVEMGVTHLPRLDGVSTAARPSVIFRTFGEIYRFRKEYKEELKRIKINK
- a CDS encoding cellulose synthase family protein, translating into MKIETVILITYIGSLTLLFFFASHGFSMIYLYFKTFNKRTENINEKDFEINNYPFVTIQLPLYNEKYVICRLIDATLRIEYPKDKLEVQILDDSTDDTKDIIEEHIKKYKELGFTVNHIHRTNRQGYKAGALKEGLKIALGEYVAIFDADFIPRKNFLKRTIPYFLKNDRIGLVQTRWEHLNRDYSVLTKTQAIALDGHFVIEQAVRNRAGFFINFNGTGGVWRKSCIEDAGNWEADTLTEDLDLSYRAQMKGWELKYLVNFTSPAELPADINALRSQQFRWTKGAIETAKKIYPKVLKSDLPFREKIQSFIHLWSNIAYPFILIAALLSPLVTIIKETGEYDDVYKFMSFFIFAFVSSMMFYLYSQKDIYPDWQQRIIYFPVFMMGSMGLAVNNTKAVWEGLINKKSEFVRTPKYKIVNENDTVHDKKYHTKKIPFIAFIEGILSIYLFTGVGISIYYAQIASIPFQLMFALGFGTISFLSIKQIVTHNRAKLMELKPNA
- a CDS encoding heavy metal translocating P-type ATPase, with protein sequence MIDRQNIPENFEAVSLDVTGMDCVNCASSIKTYLEKLNGIHNVDVNFSSEVANVSYNPNVIGVSEIVSDIRKLGYDVIEEEDDDVIENIKKQNLASERNNFIQSAILTFFIMVISMSGHGWYDLKFSMNFSLILQLLLTSYVVFVNGKKFLLGAYKSAKILRSDMNTLVSLGVLSSYMYSFVISANHILSLNISALKNSHEVYFETSAMIITLILIGNYLESVLKSKTQISIKNLKELQAKFVNIIRNDEEMLVPFKKVRKKDVVIIRTGDKVPVDGIILEGFCVVDESAMTGESVMIEKKSADKLISGTLVKNGFVKMIAEKVGNDTTLSKIIALVKEASNSKPQIQRLADKISSIFVPVVISISLITFIAWYFVVDVPFEESLLFAVSVLVIACPCALGLASPMAVVIGVGRAAENGILFNNVEAIEKLNKIDTICFDKTGTITTGEMQIKSIKTYNGTNKDELLKYVFTIEKYSNHPIAKSIFNYCVEKQVDIFDNVKDIINENGMGISGYVEGRKILIGSVSLLDKYDVKHNDLITDSNRKNQYVSIDNILVGEIEFEDRIKDDAKDMLSRFKSKSISMFLISGDNEDTTKMVAKELNLDNYSFRTLPEEKEKIVSRLQSEGKNVAMVGDGINDAPSLARANVGIAVGTGQDIAIDSADVILVKGDLNNLVRSVNISAKTVSIIKQNIFWAFFYNALTIPAAAGVLAPLGITISPVLAAMFMAFSDIITVMINSLRLKYVNINE
- a CDS encoding NAD-dependent epimerase/dehydratase family protein, with the protein product MKNCIVYGGGGFIGSHLSEELLNNGYNVTIFDKINFSKENIRRIKDRVNIIEGDFNNEYDLLSSLNGIDFIYHLVSSTLPASSNDNPVYDAESNLVSTLRLLQDVIKRKIKKFIFISSGGTVYGVPHTIPIPESHSRKPICSYGIIKKTIEDYLFMYNYLYGLDYSIFRLANPYGERQNPLYAQGVIPVFLKKILLDEKIVIWGDGTVRRDYVYIKDAVIPLVQSLEFKSEHKVFNLGAGLGYTVNELLEIIKTETKIIPKVSYTSSRKLDVPVNVLDISLISKEMNYSPKTNINQGIKLTYNYLKGILGKS
- the lptE gene encoding LPS assembly lipoprotein LptE produces the protein MIKFISYLFILFLAINLLSCGVYSFRGNSPPEGIKTVAVPLFLDNSGYAEAGIKEQFTELLKNKIIGDNTLKLVDKTKADGLLTCTISSIKDEALVISGSENVTKRKVTISVTVIFDNLKKQTKIWERTFENWGEYNSSSNSFSEREAGIVVAREKITEDILNDIISNW
- a CDS encoding methyltransferase, producing the protein MHSKVDFDKHAESYEKQLTEDLKFFGEESKYFAEYKVRIVKECLKNTPKRILEYGCGIGMNLQYLVEYFPDSNVHGCDISANSIDVASKNNSSVEFFLLEDSAIQKYKESFDLIFISNVFHHIEPQLRIKAVLNINLLLKQGGNVFFFEHNPFNPVTRHIVNTCVWDTDAILLKPKESLELFESGSFMIIRKHYTLYFPAFLKFLRPLEKSLFFLPLGGQYYIWAEKI
- a CDS encoding sigma-54 dependent transcriptional regulator; this translates as MKLLGNSIQIKEINEVIQQVAPTDISVLITGESGTGKELVANSIHSFSKRKDKPFITVNCGAIPEGIIESELFGHQKGAFTGAIESRSGYFEMADNGTIFLDEIGDMPLATQVKILRVLESGEFMKVGGSKKVFVDVRVIAATNKNLEVEVINKNFREDLYFRLRSVNINIPPLRERRTDIKVLFDKFVDDICNKNNIGFAGINDDALDYIVNYVWYGNVRELKNFCESIIVLNPNKVIGIDDVKRNLHSVNFETRPLPAIPNASRDLNEKDLIIRGLIELKTDILEVKDLIRNRNFDINDNMRNDGFYINKNEIELMNGEDIERELIKYLLKLHNWDVNKVSDNLSQSKRNIYRKINKYNINRYGND